A window of the Hypomesus transpacificus isolate Combined female chromosome 8, fHypTra1, whole genome shotgun sequence genome harbors these coding sequences:
- the eci2 gene encoding enoyl-CoA delta isomerase 2, mitochondrial, translated as MAVAFNLLAPWRFVRFARTVQISQLPSLKLHTTSAMSATVEQFNLAKNEMGTLKEDPGNQVKLQIYALFKQATQGPCNTPKPGMLDFVNKVKWDAWKALGSISAEEARKQYVDLIGSLVAAEAPAGVAAQPAGSSVTFNTLLVSIQDGVTTIQLNRPEKKNAITVEMYNEQIKALEQAGKDDSVLTVITGSGDYFCSGNDLSNFTKIPAGGMEQMAKDAGELLRSYVRAYIDFPKPLIAVINGPAVGVSVTLLGLFDIVYATERATFHTPFSQLGQSPEGCSSYTFPKIMGVAKASEMLLFNKKLSAHQACVQGLVTEVFPDSSFNSEVWTRIKAYAKLPRNSLALSKQLIRQTEKERLYDVNNQEVERLVERWLSDECMQAIMSFFQAKAKL; from the exons ATGGCAGTAGCTTTTAACTTACTTGCACCGTGGCGTTTTGTCAGGTTTGCCAG GACTGTCCAGATCTCTCAGCTACCCAGTCTGAAGCTCCACACCACATCAGCCATGTCAGCCACAGTAGAACAGTTCAACCTGGCCAAGAACGAGATGGGCACCCTGAAAGAGGACCCAGGGAACCAGGTCAAACTGCAGATCTACGCTCTCTTCAAACAG GCAACTCAGGGACCCTGTAACACCCCTAAACCAGGAATGTTAGACTTTGTTAACAAGGTCAAATGGGATGCCTGGAAGGCTCTAGGATCCATTTCAGCG GAAGAAGCCAGGAAGCAGTACGTGGATCTGATTGGCTCACTGGTGGCAGCCGAGGCGCCTGCCGGGGTTGCCGCACAGCCTGCTGGGAGCTCGGTGACCTTCAACACGTTGCTTGTCTCCATCCAGGACGGCGTCACCACCATCCAACTCAACagaccagagaagaagaacgcCATCACTGTAGAG ATGTATAATGAGCAGATCAAGGCCCTGGAACAGGCAGGCAAAGATGATTCTGTCCTCACAGTCATCACAG GAAGTGGAGACTACTTCTGCAGTGGAAACGACCTGTCTAACTTCACCAAAATCCCAGCTGGAGGCATGGAGCAGATGGCTAAAGATGCTGGAGAATTGCTCAg gtcaTACGTGAGGGCCTACATTGACTTCCCCAAGCCCCTGATAGCTGTGATCAACGGACCGGCAGTGGGCGTGTCGGTCACGTTACTGGGGCTGTTCGATATCGTCTACGCcacagagagg gCCACCTTCCACACCCCGTTTAGCCAGCTGGGACAGAGTCCAGAGGGCTGCTCCTCCTATACTTTCCCCAAGATAATGGGAGTTGCCAAG GCCAGTGAAATGCTGCTATTCAATAAGAAGCTGTCAGCCCACCAAGCTTGTGTCCAGGGCCTGGTCACTGAGGTGTTCCCTGACAGCAGCTTCAACAGCGAGGTCTGGACCAGGATCAAGGCCTACGCCAAGCTGCCCAGAAAC TCTCTGGCCCTGTCCAAGCAGCTGATTCGTCagacggagaaggagagactctACGACGTCAACAACCAGGAAGTGGAGCGTCTGGTGGAGCGGTGGCTGTCTGACGAGTGCATGCAGGCCATCATGAGCTTCTTCCAGGCCAAGGCCAAGCTCTGA